The genomic window TAGCTTGCAGGCTTTTGCGTGGACAAGGTCGTGTGCTCGGCGTGCCCTGCCCACGTTCACCTGCAATAtccgtataccaggttgatccttgaggtccaCTTTGGTTCAGTTCCCAGAGGTCGTTTCTGCGTCGGACTCACGtctttcgaaaaaattaaaaagcataaaagctaaaacaaataaacaaattaatataaataaaataaatagatacggtatatagataaaatatgtaaaagtaaaagaattcaataaataaaagcggtttagtaaaattgaaataatagagtaaaatagaataaataaaataaataaaatagataaaataaattttaaagatataaaataaCACCTAGGTGGGCTGTATATGGGCCCACCTTCGTTTTCCAGGGAGTCTATTTTATGTTTGGTCAGTTCGTTTTAGGGGTTCCCCTCTCCTCCCCTACCGTATACAAGGGCTCGGTACGACGGACAGGCCATCCTGTCCATCCTATGCCCTTCTTCTTTGCATACCGAGCAGTACGGTTTATTACCGCAGCTTGCAACGGTATGTCCCGTTTGGAGACAATTATAGCAGCACGCCGCCCTGCTCTCTTCCTTGCAATCGTAAGTGTTGTGCCCGAACTTTAGGCACTTAAAACACCTAACTGGGTTGTGTCTCTCCATTATTGGACACACAACCCACCCTATTTTTATTGAGCCGTACCTCCTCAGCTCTTCCGCTATGGAGGGGCGTACGGCTATCGTAGCTACCTGCTCCCCATATCTGTTTGTTCGTAGAACCTTGACTTCTATCTCTCTCTCAGGAACGCCTGTATAGCTCTTTATCATTTTCTTTAGAGTTTCCTCACCAACCCCAGGGTCCAACCGCGTAATCGTGAAGAAAGTCTCTTTTCTTCTGATTGCCGTGTCCATCCCGTTCATTTTGCTGTCCAGTTCAGCCCTCAACTTCTCCGCAGCCCCTCTTCCCTTTAACTTTACAAGGAGATCTCCCCCATTCGTTCTTTTTAACTTCTCCACTTGTAGACCGATTTTTCCAATGTCGATTTTTTCTCTCATTTCGctaagaacttctttatattttttcccCCCCATCTTTATAAGGAGGGCTTCTTCTTGTTCTGACTTCTTCTCTACCTCGAGTTCCTTCCCTCTTACTATCATCTCCCATGAGATACTTTCCCTCCGCCCCACATATTCGAGGGCTTTCCTTATGATCTCCTTGTTAAGGTCGTTACCGGCTACGACCCGTACAACCTTTGGTGTTTCATCCATCTCTTTCTTAATTTTAGTTATAGCCTTTTCTGCTAGGTCGTATATATCGCCACCACTTTCTTTTTCTATTCCAGCGACGAACGTGTAccaaattgttattttattttctttcctcCTAAAGTTCTCAAAGAATTTGATTTCTCCCTCGTTCACTTCCTCTAGTGTTTCTGCCAGATCCTCTCCCACGTCCTTTATTATATTTTCTACCCCCTTGTCCTTCGCGTCCTTTTTTGTTACTATCAGACATGTTTTCTTCTCGACCGTTTCTTGTAACCCCCCTTGTTCCCAATTTGTCTTTATATATGCTTTCTCCTCCCATTTGCTATTACATATACTCATGAAGGTTTTTTTTCCTCCCCCCATGTTTAGAgcccttttaattttttcttgctCTTCTCTCTGTCTTTCTTGTTCCACTTTTAGCTTACAGTGATCGCATTTTACTTCTTGTTGTGTTTTTTCGGCTATACTGTCGTCTTCTTTTTTGTTGTTAGTGGATTTTATGACCCctaacagtttttttaattccgTATCCATCTCCACCTTTTCCCCCTTTTTTTCGCTTAGGTTAGTAAATATCtctattagttttatatttaactCTTCGAGTTtcctgtttattttttgttgtttggtttCGTTAGGAAACTTAATACTCTCTTCCAGTCTCTCCCTCTTCAGATCATTTATTCTCTCTAGACTGTCCCCTTTCCTTTTCTTCTTATTCATGGTTTCATCATCAAGCAAGAAAGAGGCTAACACCCTCTCCTGAATATTTTGCCatcctttttctattttttccacTTCCTCTTGTGATCTTTCCTCCCCTATCTCATCGTCATCATTTTCACTGCTTTCCAGCATTTCATCCCCTACTAGTGTCGACTGTTTTGGGGCAGTCGACCTGTTCATCTTCTGTTTCTTTTTATGTGAGTTTATGAGCTCCCTCTCAAAACTGTTCATTCCTTCTTCCCATTTCAAGTCGTCAGGCGACTGTTTTTTCCTATTCTCATTTTCCATATCCGTTCCATTGTCCGTGTCTCGCCGATGGTCGTCTTCACTCACCCCCGTCTGTTCAGAATTGTGTTTATTGGTACTCATATAAATTCCCACGAGTTGGGACGTACTATACGTCTGgcgcggcagtgcgcccttaccacgCCAAGGCTTGgttacttcgggaggtcgccaggtatcccgaagggatcgtttgtgatgctctaaccctcgcatctctcatatctttggcacgatgccttccaccgtgaatataaagtggatctagttcttttgcaatatcatcaaggcacgtcaattgtgtgtatgccgccacaacataaatgttcgttttatatgcaatgatgatgctgtaaaagaacttgatccatttttatatggatatcacatattggctcatttgtatgcgtagaagccgagttacgatcgataaagcgtcgaaaaatggaaaaatacttacatacttgactgtgagccgattttgcgcctcatagcgcgccattaaaatatcgatatcttgaccaaaaataaacttactaacattttaaaaagctcaaaatgttccttttaagtccttctatcattattgttaattaaagtataaatgtttgcatctcaaatttacttgaaaagaaaagaaaagaaaattataaattcaaacgggtataactttaaaacaaatgaagataaagtaatttaacagacaactttgtttaaaattatattaatgaagctttaaaatgagaccttctaaggctcatttgcatgcgtagaagctgagttacgatcgataaagcttcaaaaaatacttattttgccaTTTGCAacttgcattgtgcactaatatTACAATATCTTAAGTTTtaactgttggatttaagtttagtcaacgtttttttcttcgttttttatcaaagaacaaattttatttcaaacatccttttttatctcttttagtttatgagccagagccttataaacaatttataaacaattaaattgtttataacaattttttgaccactcggatcgaattccaccctcgaaattcgtaatcagcagccaaaaatccataagaaaccgttgagtttgtccatcagaattgaaatggacacggtgacccctctggcgcctagactaattaTAAGATATTGACTTCAGTGTTACTTATATAAAGCGATTATACAGAGGAAATTATTGGCGATTACCAGTGCGGCTTTAGGCCTGGAATATCAACAATTGACCAAATATTTACTATCAGACAAATGCTGCAAAAGTATTGGGAGCATGATAAAGACGTACACCAGATCTTCATAGACTTCAAATAAGTATACGATTACATAGATCGCTTAAAACTGTGGAGTACAGTGGTGGAGCTAGGCGTACCAAGGAAGCTGACTATGGTTGCGCGAATGTGTGTAAACAATTCCTTTGCACAAATTAGAATAGAAGGCAAAACTTCAAAGGCGTTCGGCGTAAACACCGGACTCAAACAGAGAGACCCGCTGTCCCCATTACTATTTAATCTAGCATTGGAATGTGCAATGCGAAAAATCTATACCATAGccaaaccagacataactgccAAAGGAGCAAAGATTGTCCTCGCATTTGCAGATGACGTAGATGCAGAAGCACAAACAACACTGGAAGTTAAGGATAtattttcgaattttgaagaagCAACACTAAACGTAGGcctgaaaataaacaaagaaaaaactaaatacatggtCGTGTTAAGAAAGAAACGACAGCGAATAAGACAAAACTTTACTACTTACCATAAACGATCATAATTTTGAGGTGGTCAaagaattcaaatacctaggaacaaCAGTTGACAACACAGGAGAAAGGGAGGTTGAAATACGAATACTGGCAGGGAATAAATCTTTCTTTGCCTTTCAACATCTAATTAGGTCAAAGCTTCTCTCAAGACGtgctaaaataaaaatgtacaaaaCCATAATACGACCAACAGTGACAtacggaagtgaaacatggacattGAGAAAGAAAGAAATCAAGAAACTATTAGTATGGGAATGCAAAATCCTGTGAGTTATATATCGCCGTCGgcaataagaatgacgtaactgcaaaaaagccaaatttctcagaagagcaaaaaaaacgatttttaaatatttaaaatagggattaaatgaggggtaatcgtccaggagcatcggtgtggttttatttttatccctagtggttcgaatttcattattttaatttaatcgccccatttcaaccctttttacagttgcgtcattcttcatctaaaattgtttaaatatttaaaatagtgattaaataaagagtaaccgtcCGAGGCTAGAATTTACACAACCTATACTATTTCAGTCatgggggcgactgaattcgagtaggttttgtatgcagaatattagttacatatcctatgttatttcggtccagaaattaactgtatcggtgtaggatttgtaagcgaaattttttattattattgagcaaatgtctatactgtttcagtcatgtaaataaaactaattaaatatttactaagtggatttattattatatcataaaatttagatatgttttaaaaattaaaatgaataatatatatttggataatattaaaaattaaaaccaaatgaataattactaatatacgaatatatacagtatgtccctgtaagttggaaccatatggaaaacttttttattattgattttacgaaaaaaaaaaggtattcttcataaaaagttctgcacgGTCTAAAACCGAAGGTGCAATCATCTGATATCGAgttttatcaatagtatacgagggatgtcaaaaaatatgaatttgtctcaagagtaaagtacctttatatatttcacaagattgaaaattgttattacaaaaatttgtttggacttaaaaataattttctaatatgcaactacattcttctaat from Diabrotica virgifera virgifera chromosome 5, PGI_DIABVI_V3a includes these protein-coding regions:
- the LOC126885376 gene encoding golgin subfamily A member 6-like protein 22, translated to MENENRKKQSPDDLKWEEGMNSFERELINSHKKKQKMNRSTAPKQSTLVGDEMLESSENDDDEIGEERSQEEVEKIEKGWQNIQERVLASFLLDDETMNKKKRKGDSLERINDLKRERLEESIKFPNETKQQKINRKLEELNIKLIEIFTNLSEKKGEKVEMDTELKKLLGVIKSTNNKKEDDSIAEKTQQEVKCDHCKLKVEQERQREEQEKIKRALNMGGGKKTFMSICNSKWEEKAYIKTNWEQGGLQETVEKKTCLIVTKKDAKDKGVENIIKDVGEDLAETLEEVNEGEIKFFENFRRKENKITIWYTFVAGIEKESGGDIYDLAEKAITKIKKEMDETPKVVRVVAGNDLNKEIIRKALEYVGRRESISWEMIVRGKELEVEKKSEQEEALLIKMGGKKYKEVLSEMREKIDIGKIGLQVEKLKRTNGGDLLVKLKGRGAAEKLRAELDSKMNGMDTAIRRKETFFTITRLDPGVGEETLKKMIKSYTGVPEREIEVKVLRTNRYGEQVATIAVRPSIAEELRRYGSIKIGWVVCPIMERHNPVRCFKCLKFGHNTYDCKEESRAACCYNCLQTGHTVASCGNKPYCSVCKEEGHRMDRMACPSYRALVYGRGGEGNP